One region of Erythrolamprus reginae isolate rEryReg1 chromosome 8, rEryReg1.hap1, whole genome shotgun sequence genomic DNA includes:
- the ARHGEF16 gene encoding rho guanine nucleotide exchange factor 16 isoform X1 translates to MFKMAQRHSTGLLGDKGLLLDPQPLSNNGMSPCDKSPSVTSLEDASPLAESSPVFPNPRRIVLSTESPAALKVGTQQLIPRCLAEEAKSKLPARPQSFSDGSARGRDRVRHDPKRLSAPSFSLEDEAEDELDDASEGTLKRNLRSMSYRAAMKGLRNGGEPEPLATMGSLKPVLEDAKAPQPVQVPARNKRTLARKRLQHHGGSFKDDPRLYQEIREKGLNTSSHESDDDLLDLDAIPEEQPPTIVVKTYRPAHVTWSQQPEVLETGILDRISAEERKRQEAIFEIITSEYSYLHSLTILVEHFLKSTRLRETMTQMDHHHLFSNVGDILAVSKSFFEDLEKRHRENVVITDISDVVEAHASKHFHPYIIYCSNEVYQQRTLQKLLASNAGFKDSLKQIEQKPECGNLPLISFLILPMQRVTRLPLLMDTVCQKTPVGTAEYRATTQALKAISKLVKTCNEGAHTMERTEQMCSLQNQLDFGKVKNFPLISTSRWLLKRGEVSLPPSEDGGIFRKGYGRGICYLFVFNDVLIITKKKSEESYVVLTYSMLEHLSVEKVETPDSPTGLGRSGYLFRLNLRKDSEGKPEEIVLAAESRSDRARWISALMHREEEKISTAEKGALQQVEITRAYLAKQADEISLQQSDVVLILNQEEGWYLGERLRDGEKGWFLQTCAQEITNRNAVERNVQRLERLRIETDV, encoded by the exons ATG TTCAAGATGGCCCAACGTCATTCGACCGGCCTTCTGGGGGACAAAGGCCTTCTCTTGGACCCTCAACCCCTCAGCAACAACGGCATGTCTCCGTGTGACAAAAGCCCCTCTGTGACCTCCTTGGAGGATGCCAGCCCTCTGGCTGAGTCCTCCCCCGTGTTCCCCAATCCGCGGCGCATTGTCCTGAGCACTGAGAGCCCGGCGGCCCTCAAGGTGGGCACCCAACAACTCATCCCCAGGTGCTTAGCGGAAGAGGCCAAGTCCAAGCTTCCCGCCCGGCCTCAGAGCTTCTCCGATGGGTCGGCACGGGGCAGAGACAGGGTCCGGCACGACCCCAAGCGCTTGTCGGCTCCCAGCTTCTCCCTCGAGGACGAAGCGGAGGACGAGTTGGACGATGCGAGTGAGGGGACCCTGAAACGCAACCTGCGTAGCATGTCCTACCGGgcggccatgaagggcttgaggAACGGCGGAGAACCGGAGCCCCTCGCCACTATGGGGAGTCTGAAGCCCGTGTTGGAAGACGCCAAGGCCCCCCAACCTGTCCAGGTTCCTGCGAGGAACAAG CGAACGTTGGCACGCAAGCGCCTGCAGCATCACGGTGGTTCATTCAAAGACG ATCCCCGGTTGTACCAAGAGATCCGAGAAAAGGGCCTCAATACCAGCAGCCACGAGTCGGACGATGACCTCCTTGACCTTGACGCCATTCCTGAAGAACAGCCACCCACCATTGTGGTGAAAACCTACCGTCCGGCTCACGTCACCTGGAGCCAACAGCCCGAG GTCTTGGAAACCGGCATCTTGGACCGGATATCGGCGGAAGAACGTAAGAGGCAAGAG GCCATCTTTGAGATCATTACCTCCGAGTACTCCTACCTCCATAGCTTGACCATCCTGGTGGAGCATTTTCTGAAATCGACCAGGTTAAGAGAGACCATGACCCAGATGGATCATCATCACCTCTTCTCCAACGTAGGGGACATCTTGGCGGTCAGCAAGAG CTTTTTTGAGGACTTGGAGAAGAGGCACCGGGAGAACGTGGTGATTACCGACATCAGCGATGTGGTGGAAGCGCATGCCTCCAAACACTTCCACCCCTACATCATCTACTGCTCCAACGAGGTCTACCAGCAAAGGACCCTCCAGAAACTCTT GGCTTCCAACGCCGGCTTTAAGGACTCGTTGAAGCAGATCGAACAGAAACCGGAATGCGGCAACCTGCCCCTGATTTCCTTCCTCATCCTCCCCATGCAGAGGGTGACCCGCCTGCCTCTCCTCATGGAT ACGGTTTGCCAGAAAACCCCGGTGGGCACAGCTGAGTACCGAGCTACTACTCAAGCTTTGAAAGCCATTAGCAAG CTTGTGAAGACATGCAATGAAGGAGCCCATACCATGGAAAGGACGGAGCAGATGTGCAGTTTGCAGAACCAGCTGGATTTTGGAAAAGTCAAG AACTTTCCATTGATCTCAACGTCCCGCTGGCTGCTGAAAAGGGGCGAGGTCTCCCTCCCTCCAAGCGAAGATGGCGGGATCTTTCGGAAGGGATACGGGCGAGGAATCTGCTACCTCTTTGTCTTCAACGACGTTCTGATCATCACCAAGAAAAAAAG CGAGGAGAGCTACGTGGTTCTCACCTACTCCATGTTGGAACACCTCTCGGTCGAAAAGGTCGAAACGCCGGACAGTCCGACGGGCCTCGGACGCAGTGGCTACCTCTTCCGTCTCAATTTGCGAAAGGACAGCGAAGGAAAGCCGGAGGAAATCGTGCTGGCTGCAGAATCCCG AAGCGACAGGGCCCGATGGATAAGCGCATTAATGCaccgagaagaagaaaaaataagcacTGCGGAGAAAGGAG cACTCCAACAGGTAGAGATCACCAGAGCCTACCTGGCTAAGCAGGCGGATGAGATTTCACTCCAGCAATCTGATGTCGTCCTTATCTTGAACCAGGAAGAAG GCTGGTATTTGGGGGAGCGCCTGCGCGATGGAGAGAAAGGCTGGTTCCTGCAAACCTGCGCCCAGGAAATCACCAACCGCAACGCCGTCGAACGCAACGTTCAGCGCCTCGAACGCTTGCGCATCGAAACGGACGTGTGA
- the ARHGEF16 gene encoding rho guanine nucleotide exchange factor 16 isoform X2 has translation MAQRHSTGLLGDKGLLLDPQPLSNNGMSPCDKSPSVTSLEDASPLAESSPVFPNPRRIVLSTESPAALKVGTQQLIPRCLAEEAKSKLPARPQSFSDGSARGRDRVRHDPKRLSAPSFSLEDEAEDELDDASEGTLKRNLRSMSYRAAMKGLRNGGEPEPLATMGSLKPVLEDAKAPQPVQVPARNKRTLARKRLQHHGGSFKDDPRLYQEIREKGLNTSSHESDDDLLDLDAIPEEQPPTIVVKTYRPAHVTWSQQPEVLETGILDRISAEERKRQEAIFEIITSEYSYLHSLTILVEHFLKSTRLRETMTQMDHHHLFSNVGDILAVSKSFFEDLEKRHRENVVITDISDVVEAHASKHFHPYIIYCSNEVYQQRTLQKLLASNAGFKDSLKQIEQKPECGNLPLISFLILPMQRVTRLPLLMDTVCQKTPVGTAEYRATTQALKAISKLVKTCNEGAHTMERTEQMCSLQNQLDFGKVKNFPLISTSRWLLKRGEVSLPPSEDGGIFRKGYGRGICYLFVFNDVLIITKKKSEESYVVLTYSMLEHLSVEKVETPDSPTGLGRSGYLFRLNLRKDSEGKPEEIVLAAESRSDRARWISALMHREEEKISTAEKGALQQVEITRAYLAKQADEISLQQSDVVLILNQEEGWYLGERLRDGEKGWFLQTCAQEITNRNAVERNVQRLERLRIETDV, from the exons ATGGCCCAACGTCATTCGACCGGCCTTCTGGGGGACAAAGGCCTTCTCTTGGACCCTCAACCCCTCAGCAACAACGGCATGTCTCCGTGTGACAAAAGCCCCTCTGTGACCTCCTTGGAGGATGCCAGCCCTCTGGCTGAGTCCTCCCCCGTGTTCCCCAATCCGCGGCGCATTGTCCTGAGCACTGAGAGCCCGGCGGCCCTCAAGGTGGGCACCCAACAACTCATCCCCAGGTGCTTAGCGGAAGAGGCCAAGTCCAAGCTTCCCGCCCGGCCTCAGAGCTTCTCCGATGGGTCGGCACGGGGCAGAGACAGGGTCCGGCACGACCCCAAGCGCTTGTCGGCTCCCAGCTTCTCCCTCGAGGACGAAGCGGAGGACGAGTTGGACGATGCGAGTGAGGGGACCCTGAAACGCAACCTGCGTAGCATGTCCTACCGGgcggccatgaagggcttgaggAACGGCGGAGAACCGGAGCCCCTCGCCACTATGGGGAGTCTGAAGCCCGTGTTGGAAGACGCCAAGGCCCCCCAACCTGTCCAGGTTCCTGCGAGGAACAAG CGAACGTTGGCACGCAAGCGCCTGCAGCATCACGGTGGTTCATTCAAAGACG ATCCCCGGTTGTACCAAGAGATCCGAGAAAAGGGCCTCAATACCAGCAGCCACGAGTCGGACGATGACCTCCTTGACCTTGACGCCATTCCTGAAGAACAGCCACCCACCATTGTGGTGAAAACCTACCGTCCGGCTCACGTCACCTGGAGCCAACAGCCCGAG GTCTTGGAAACCGGCATCTTGGACCGGATATCGGCGGAAGAACGTAAGAGGCAAGAG GCCATCTTTGAGATCATTACCTCCGAGTACTCCTACCTCCATAGCTTGACCATCCTGGTGGAGCATTTTCTGAAATCGACCAGGTTAAGAGAGACCATGACCCAGATGGATCATCATCACCTCTTCTCCAACGTAGGGGACATCTTGGCGGTCAGCAAGAG CTTTTTTGAGGACTTGGAGAAGAGGCACCGGGAGAACGTGGTGATTACCGACATCAGCGATGTGGTGGAAGCGCATGCCTCCAAACACTTCCACCCCTACATCATCTACTGCTCCAACGAGGTCTACCAGCAAAGGACCCTCCAGAAACTCTT GGCTTCCAACGCCGGCTTTAAGGACTCGTTGAAGCAGATCGAACAGAAACCGGAATGCGGCAACCTGCCCCTGATTTCCTTCCTCATCCTCCCCATGCAGAGGGTGACCCGCCTGCCTCTCCTCATGGAT ACGGTTTGCCAGAAAACCCCGGTGGGCACAGCTGAGTACCGAGCTACTACTCAAGCTTTGAAAGCCATTAGCAAG CTTGTGAAGACATGCAATGAAGGAGCCCATACCATGGAAAGGACGGAGCAGATGTGCAGTTTGCAGAACCAGCTGGATTTTGGAAAAGTCAAG AACTTTCCATTGATCTCAACGTCCCGCTGGCTGCTGAAAAGGGGCGAGGTCTCCCTCCCTCCAAGCGAAGATGGCGGGATCTTTCGGAAGGGATACGGGCGAGGAATCTGCTACCTCTTTGTCTTCAACGACGTTCTGATCATCACCAAGAAAAAAAG CGAGGAGAGCTACGTGGTTCTCACCTACTCCATGTTGGAACACCTCTCGGTCGAAAAGGTCGAAACGCCGGACAGTCCGACGGGCCTCGGACGCAGTGGCTACCTCTTCCGTCTCAATTTGCGAAAGGACAGCGAAGGAAAGCCGGAGGAAATCGTGCTGGCTGCAGAATCCCG AAGCGACAGGGCCCGATGGATAAGCGCATTAATGCaccgagaagaagaaaaaataagcacTGCGGAGAAAGGAG cACTCCAACAGGTAGAGATCACCAGAGCCTACCTGGCTAAGCAGGCGGATGAGATTTCACTCCAGCAATCTGATGTCGTCCTTATCTTGAACCAGGAAGAAG GCTGGTATTTGGGGGAGCGCCTGCGCGATGGAGAGAAAGGCTGGTTCCTGCAAACCTGCGCCCAGGAAATCACCAACCGCAACGCCGTCGAACGCAACGTTCAGCGCCTCGAACGCTTGCGCATCGAAACGGACGTGTGA